The proteins below are encoded in one region of Apium graveolens cultivar Ventura chromosome 4, ASM990537v1, whole genome shotgun sequence:
- the LOC141719327 gene encoding uncharacterized protein LOC141719327, protein MEENCSPWWTLYVDGAVNGNGAGAGVVLISPEGHHLQSSIHFEFNVTNNDAEYEALIAGLKLAIKMKIDNLNVFNDSMFVVWHIRGGFQARGPRTNLYMRYSQELLSKFREVRLEQILRSDNANADALAKLGSQKEATLFGVIPLEVQRHPRIPRLAVSVVEAATEESWLTPTIDYIIRGFFLRIKRKLGGSSIKLHGKQCEYIMAEVHKGVCGNHAGGTSLTHKILRQGYYWPNLQKNCYRYTKGCDSCQRFANFNSNPAVPLKSLTSPWPFAVWGIDLTGELPKGRGGVKYVVVAVDYFTKWAEAEPLATITFAKLKEFVFGAIIYRFGVPYKLISDNGK, encoded by the exons ATGGAAGAGAATTGCTCCCCCTGGTGGACACTGTATGTGGATGGGGCCGTGAATGGGAATGGAGCAGGTGCAGGTGTGGTGCTGATCAGCCCGGAGGGGCATCATCTACAAAGCTCCATACACTTTGAGTTCAATGTGACTAATAATGATGCGGAATATGAAGCCCTTATTGCTGGGCTCAAGTTGGCAATAAAAATGAAGATTGATAACTTGAATGTCTTCAATGATTCAATGTTCGTGGTATGGCATATTCGAGGTGGGTTCCAGGCTAGGGGTCCACGTACGAACCTATATATGAGGTACTCACAGGAACTCCTTAGCAAATTCAGGGAGGTTCGTTTGGAGCAAATTCTAAGATCAGACAATGCTAATGCTGATGCTTTGGCTAAATTGGGGTCACAAAAGGAAGCAACTTTATTTGGGGTCATTCCCTTGGAGGTACAACGGCATCCAAGAATCCCTAGGCTTGCGGTGTCAGTGGTAGAGGCTGCTACAGAGGAATCGTGGCTTACCCCCACAATTGATTATATAATCAGGGGGTTCTTTCTGCGGATAAAGAGGAAGCTAGGAGGCTCAAGTATAAAGCTGCACG GAAAGCAATGTGAGTATATCATGGCTGAGGTTCATAAGGGTGTATGTGGAAATCATGCTGGGGGTACCTCTTTGACTCACAAGATACTCCGCCAAGGCTATTACTGGCCCAACCTACAAAAGAACTGCTACCGTTACACCAAGGGTTGTGACAGCTGCCAGAGGTTTGCTAACTTCAACAGCAACCCAGCTGTGCCACTTAAGTCACTCACCAGCCCCTGGCCTTTTGCTGTTTGGGGGATTGATCTAACAGGAGAATTACCTAAAGGAAGAGGAGGTGTCAAGTACGTTGTGGTAGCTGTGGATTACTTCACCAAATGGGCTGAGGCTGAACCCCTGGCTACCATCACTTTTGCGAAGCTAAAAGAGTTTGTCTTCGGGGCTATAATTTACAGATTTGGGGTTCCCTACAAGCTAATCTCTGACAATGGGAAGTAA